A window from Flavobacterium gyeonganense encodes these proteins:
- the glmS gene encoding glutamine--fructose-6-phosphate transaminase (isomerizing) yields the protein MCGIVGYIGHREAYPIVIKGLKRLEYRGYDSAGVMLYDQENIKLCKTKGKVSDLEEKAQTDFTRNGTIGIGHTRWATHGVPNDVNSHPHFSNSGELVIIHNGIIENYAPLKEELIKRGYSFKSDTDTEVLVNLIEEVQKNENIKLGKAVQIALNQVIGAYAIAVFDKKNPDEIVAARLGSPLAIGVGEDEFFIASDASPFIEYTSNAVYLEDGEMANIRLHKPLKIRKIKDDSLVDPYIQELQMNLEQIEKGGYDHFMLKEIYEQPNVIKDTYRGRLHANEGIVQMAGVEDNIEKFLNAQRILIVACGTSWHAGLVAEYIFEEFTRIPVEVEYASEFRYRNPIINKNDVVIAISQSGETADTMAAIKLAKENGAFVFGVCNVVGSSISRESHAGAYTHAGPEIGVASTKAFTTQITVLTMIALRLGKAKGTLSNTDFHTFLQELEIIPEKVAEALETNERAKEIAAAFKDAPNCLYLGRGYNFPVALEGALKLKEISYIHAEGYPAAEMKHGPIALIDEQMPVIVIAPKQGHYDKIVSNIQEIKSRSGKIIAVVTKGDTQVRELADYVIEIPETSDALSPLITTIPLQLLSYHIAVMRGCNVDQPRNLAKSVTVE from the coding sequence ATGTGTGGAATTGTTGGATATATAGGTCACAGAGAGGCTTATCCTATTGTTATTAAAGGATTAAAGCGCCTCGAATACAGAGGATATGATAGTGCCGGCGTAATGTTATACGATCAGGAAAACATCAAACTTTGCAAAACAAAAGGAAAAGTTTCAGATCTTGAAGAAAAGGCTCAAACAGATTTCACAAGAAACGGAACTATAGGAATTGGTCATACACGCTGGGCAACCCATGGAGTTCCTAATGATGTAAACTCCCACCCGCACTTTTCAAATTCCGGAGAGTTAGTCATTATACATAATGGAATTATTGAAAACTATGCTCCGCTTAAAGAAGAATTAATCAAGAGAGGTTACAGCTTTAAATCGGATACGGATACTGAAGTTTTAGTAAATCTTATTGAAGAGGTTCAGAAAAATGAAAATATAAAACTTGGAAAGGCAGTACAAATTGCTTTAAATCAAGTAATAGGCGCCTATGCTATTGCAGTTTTCGACAAAAAGAATCCGGATGAGATTGTGGCTGCACGATTAGGAAGTCCATTAGCTATAGGTGTTGGAGAAGATGAATTTTTTATCGCTTCTGATGCTTCCCCATTTATCGAATACACTTCAAATGCGGTATATCTGGAAGATGGAGAAATGGCAAATATCAGATTACACAAGCCTCTTAAAATCAGAAAAATAAAAGATGATTCATTAGTTGATCCTTATATACAGGAACTTCAAATGAATTTGGAACAAATTGAAAAAGGCGGCTACGATCATTTCATGCTAAAAGAGATTTATGAGCAGCCAAATGTTATCAAAGATACTTACAGAGGAAGACTTCACGCCAATGAAGGAATAGTTCAGATGGCCGGTGTCGAAGATAATATTGAAAAATTTCTGAACGCTCAAAGAATTCTAATTGTAGCATGTGGAACTTCATGGCATGCAGGATTAGTTGCAGAATATATTTTTGAGGAATTTACACGTATCCCTGTTGAAGTAGAATATGCTTCTGAATTTAGATACAGAAATCCAATCATAAATAAAAACGATGTTGTTATCGCTATTTCCCAATCCGGAGAAACTGCTGATACCATGGCTGCTATTAAATTAGCAAAAGAAAACGGTGCTTTTGTATTTGGAGTTTGTAATGTTGTTGGATCATCCATTTCAAGAGAAAGTCATGCTGGTGCCTACACACATGCAGGGCCTGAAATTGGAGTAGCTTCTACTAAAGCTTTTACAACTCAGATTACAGTTTTGACAATGATCGCTTTAAGATTAGGAAAAGCTAAAGGGACCTTATCAAACACTGACTTCCATACCTTTTTACAAGAACTCGAAATAATTCCTGAAAAAGTAGCCGAAGCATTAGAAACAAACGAAAGAGCTAAAGAAATTGCGGCAGCTTTTAAAGATGCGCCAAACTGTTTGTACTTAGGACGCGGATATAATTTCCCTGTGGCTTTAGAAGGCGCATTGAAATTAAAAGAGATATCTTATATTCATGCTGAAGGATATCCTGCGGCAGAAATGAAACACGGTCCGATTGCGTTAATTGACGAGCAAATGCCTGTTATCGTTATCGCTCCAAAACAAGGACATTATGATAAAATTGTAAGTAACATTCAGGAAATCAAATCGAGAAGCGGGAAAATTATCGCTGTAGTTACTAAAGGTGATACCCAGGTTCGTGAATTAGCAGATTATGTTATAGAAATTCCGGAAACTTCTGATGCACTGTCCCCATTAATTACCACAATTCCTTTACAGCTTTTATCTTATCATATTGCCGTAATGAGAGGATGTAATGTTGATCAGCCCCGCAATCTTGCAAAGTCAGTTACTGTAGAGTAA
- a CDS encoding TonB-dependent receptor domain-containing protein, with translation MRAYLLIMLFISGLSFSQSTITGTVTDNNKQSIPGANINVVGSSTGVSTDFDGTFKLNTPSKPPFTIKISAVGFETKTVNITSSNQNVKIILNEEETKLDEIVVSASRTAERVLESPVTIERMGIQDIKKTASPSFYDGLENLKEVQMNTSSMTFKSVNTRGFATVANTRFLQLVDGMDNSSPLLNFVLGNMIGVSEIDVQSVELLPGASSALYGANAFNGILFMNSKSPFTHQGISAYFKYGTTSQEAAGTNSYYDLGIRFAHAFNKYFAAKANFTYMEATDWYATDYNDKTIAGIDRTNPNYDGINVYGDEATTNIKGVGQRLAALGIIPAGAVNLLPNSNVSRTGYNETDLTDNKAANTKIDFSFHGRPFGDERLEIIWQSKFGFGNAVYQGANRYYLNDFFMQQHKLEFKGKNFFLRGYMTTEDGGHSYDMVFTGINVNRKWKDDNTWFGQYAGAYIQGTLGGMTPQQAHAAARTTADSGRFLPGTPEFQNAFNQVIADESVLTGSKLVDNSKIYHSDANYNFKDLIKFAEIQVGGSYRLYELNSHGRIYTDADGPISYNEYGAYTQLTKRFVDDRLKFTGSIRYDKSKNFDGNYSPRISFVYSGGEKKNHNFRASFQTGFRNPTTQDQYIGFNIGRAVLIGSAPDNLTRFSETFTLSAEGQGYANSTTKNMTGEDAYKNSYLASSVEAFSALAGTNPTAAAELLKKTRANFVKPEQVKAFELGYRSIFEDISIDINGYYNIYNDFIGNLNVVSTYYGTAQDSPNLAGGPADPGFQSVRGLINGEYRAYQIYTNSNVEIHSLGFGVGLSKKIIADFELGLNYNYAQFDFDQSKDPSFEAGFNTPKHRFKASIGNQKLFENFGFNLSARWNSEYEWQSTFADGTIESATVIDAQINYSLPKLKSTFKLGASNLGGKEYTQVIGAGSIGQQYFASWTINP, from the coding sequence ATGAGAGCATATTTACTAATTATGTTGTTTATCAGTGGATTATCTTTTTCACAAAGTACCATTACCGGAACTGTTACAGACAACAACAAACAATCAATTCCCGGAGCCAATATTAATGTCGTTGGAAGTTCAACCGGAGTCTCAACAGACTTTGATGGGACATTTAAATTAAACACACCATCAAAACCTCCTTTTACTATTAAAATATCTGCTGTAGGTTTCGAAACAAAAACTGTTAATATTACATCATCAAATCAAAATGTAAAGATAATTTTGAATGAAGAAGAAACTAAACTTGACGAAATAGTTGTTTCAGCCTCCAGAACAGCGGAACGTGTCTTAGAATCTCCTGTAACAATTGAAAGAATGGGAATTCAGGATATTAAAAAAACCGCTTCTCCATCCTTTTATGATGGCCTTGAAAATTTAAAAGAGGTACAAATGAATACCAGCAGTATGACTTTTAAATCTGTTAACACAAGAGGGTTTGCCACTGTAGCGAATACACGTTTCCTCCAATTAGTTGACGGAATGGACAACTCATCTCCACTATTAAATTTCGTTTTAGGGAATATGATTGGAGTATCTGAGATTGACGTGCAAAGCGTTGAACTACTCCCGGGTGCTTCTTCTGCATTATATGGTGCCAATGCTTTTAACGGAATTCTGTTTATGAATAGCAAAAGCCCATTTACTCATCAGGGAATTTCAGCTTATTTTAAATACGGAACGACTTCTCAGGAGGCAGCCGGAACAAATAGCTATTACGATTTGGGAATACGATTTGCACACGCTTTTAATAAATATTTTGCCGCTAAAGCAAATTTCACCTACATGGAAGCCACAGATTGGTATGCAACGGATTATAACGATAAAACAATAGCAGGAATAGACAGAACGAACCCAAATTATGACGGTATAAATGTTTATGGAGACGAAGCTACCACAAATATTAAAGGGGTAGGACAAAGATTAGCAGCATTAGGCATAATACCTGCCGGAGCAGTTAATCTTTTACCAAACAGCAATGTGAGCAGAACGGGATATAATGAGACAGACCTTACAGACAATAAAGCTGCTAATACTAAAATTGACTTTTCTTTTCACGGAAGACCATTTGGAGATGAAAGATTAGAAATTATCTGGCAAAGTAAGTTTGGTTTTGGAAATGCCGTTTATCAGGGAGCTAATAGATATTACTTAAATGATTTTTTTATGCAACAGCATAAATTAGAATTTAAAGGAAAGAATTTTTTCTTAAGAGGATACATGACCACAGAAGATGGTGGACATTCATATGATATGGTTTTTACCGGGATAAATGTTAACAGAAAATGGAAAGATGACAATACGTGGTTTGGACAGTATGCAGGTGCTTACATACAGGGAACTTTAGGGGGTATGACACCTCAGCAAGCTCACGCTGCCGCAAGAACAACTGCTGATAGCGGACGCTTTTTACCAGGAACTCCGGAATTCCAAAATGCTTTCAACCAAGTAATTGCAGACGAGAGCGTTCTTACAGGATCAAAATTGGTGGACAACTCAAAAATTTACCATTCTGATGCAAATTACAACTTTAAAGATCTTATCAAATTTGCTGAAATTCAGGTAGGAGGATCTTACAGATTATATGAGTTAAATTCTCATGGCAGAATCTACACTGATGCAGACGGACCAATCAGTTATAACGAATATGGTGCTTATACGCAATTAACTAAAAGATTTGTTGATGACCGATTAAAATTTACTGGATCTATTCGTTATGATAAATCTAAAAACTTTGACGGAAACTACTCCCCAAGAATATCGTTTGTATATTCAGGAGGAGAGAAGAAAAACCACAATTTCAGAGCATCTTTTCAAACTGGTTTCAGAAACCCTACCACACAAGATCAATACATAGGATTTAATATAGGTAGAGCTGTATTAATAGGTTCCGCCCCAGACAACCTGACAAGATTTAGCGAAACTTTTACCCTAAGTGCAGAAGGACAGGGTTATGCAAACAGCACAACAAAAAACATGACCGGAGAAGATGCTTATAAAAACTCTTATCTTGCAAGTTCAGTTGAGGCTTTTAGCGCATTGGCAGGAACCAATCCAACTGCTGCAGCTGAATTGTTAAAGAAGACAAGAGCTAATTTTGTAAAACCGGAACAGGTAAAAGCTTTTGAATTGGGATACCGTTCTATTTTTGAAGATATTTCAATAGATATTAACGGATACTATAATATTTACAATGATTTCATTGGTAACCTTAACGTTGTTTCTACTTATTATGGAACGGCTCAGGACAGTCCTAATTTAGCTGGAGGCCCTGCTGACCCGGGATTTCAATCTGTACGTGGTTTAATAAATGGAGAATACAGAGCTTATCAAATATATACAAATTCAAATGTAGAAATTCATTCGCTTGGATTTGGGGTAGGTCTTTCTAAAAAAATAATTGCTGATTTTGAATTGGGATTAAATTATAATTATGCCCAGTTTGATTTTGATCAGTCAAAAGACCCAAGTTTTGAAGCAGGTTTTAACACTCCTAAACACAGATTTAAAGCTTCTATCGGAAATCAGAAATTATTTGAAAATTTTGGTTTTAATCTGAGCGCAAGATGGAATAGCGAATATGAGTGGCAATCAACTTTTGCTGACGGTACAATTGAATCCGCTACAGTAATTGATGCACAAATTAATTACAGCTTACCAAAATTAAAATCTACTTTCAAATTAGGAGCATCAAACCTGGGAGGAAAAGAATATACACAAGTAATCGGAGCAGGTTCAATCGGTCAACAATATTTTGCTTCCTGGACTATTAATCCATAA
- a CDS encoding SGNH/GDSL hydrolase family protein: MIKNFKWLLLVSLAFAACNSDDETVKENNSSDGLPLTSGSADFSKYVALGDSFAAGFSDNALFIKGQEGAYPNIIAQQFALVGGGEFKTPYANDNIGGLLLGGNVITGTRFYFNTTVTPEHPASTVDPVSGVPTTEVTAHLSGTFNNLGVPGAKSFHLLAPGYGSVAGITAGTANPYFARFASSATTTVLADALSQNPTFFSLWIGGNDELGYATAGGDPAVNPLTPPATFDAAYKGLVAQLVAGGRKGVVANLPVITTLPHFHVITYNQLTQANLSSGGVSLVNTLNTQLYGPLHNALTFLGQGSRINLLTTTGNNPLLIVDETLPDLSANLKAVLMGGGLDATTATVMGQIFGRARQALPTDLICLGASSRIGKAPTVAADGIASPSPSLSQLGVTFPLPDRYVLLPSEVAEIGVATAAYNATIKAAVEANGLAIVDAESIMADLNKPNGISMNNYTLNATFVTGGMFSLDGIHPTPRGYAFIANKFIEAINLKYGSNLKGVDIGNYQVLFPKTL, from the coding sequence ATGATAAAAAATTTCAAATGGCTGTTATTGGTTTCTTTAGCCTTTGCAGCTTGTAATAGTGATGATGAAACTGTAAAAGAGAACAATTCATCTGATGGGTTACCCTTAACTTCCGGCTCTGCAGATTTTTCAAAATATGTCGCTCTGGGAGATTCTTTTGCAGCAGGTTTCAGCGACAATGCTCTTTTTATTAAAGGTCAGGAAGGGGCATATCCGAATATTATAGCACAACAATTTGCTTTAGTTGGAGGTGGAGAATTTAAAACCCCTTATGCAAATGATAATATAGGTGGATTATTATTAGGAGGAAATGTTATAACCGGAACTCGTTTTTATTTTAATACCACCGTAACACCAGAGCATCCTGCTTCAACGGTTGATCCAGTAAGCGGAGTGCCAACAACAGAAGTTACGGCACATTTGTCTGGAACATTTAATAATTTAGGAGTACCTGGTGCTAAAAGTTTTCATTTACTGGCGCCTGGTTACGGTAGTGTCGCAGGAATAACTGCGGGAACAGCAAATCCTTATTTTGCTCGTTTTGCTTCAAGTGCTACGACTACAGTTTTAGCAGATGCGTTAAGTCAGAATCCCACTTTCTTCTCTTTATGGATTGGAGGAAATGATGAATTAGGATATGCAACTGCTGGTGGAGATCCAGCGGTAAATCCTTTAACACCTCCTGCAACTTTTGATGCAGCCTATAAAGGTTTAGTTGCACAGCTTGTTGCCGGTGGAAGAAAAGGAGTTGTGGCTAATTTACCCGTTATTACAACTCTCCCTCATTTTCATGTTATTACTTATAATCAACTTACTCAAGCCAATTTAAGTTCTGGCGGAGTTAGTTTGGTCAATACTTTGAATACACAATTGTACGGACCGTTACATAACGCTTTGACCTTTTTAGGACAAGGAAGCAGAATAAATCTTTTGACTACAACAGGAAATAATCCGTTATTAATTGTAGATGAAACGTTACCTGATCTTTCAGCAAATTTAAAAGCAGTTTTAATGGGTGGAGGATTAGATGCTACTACTGCTACAGTTATGGGACAGATTTTTGGAAGAGCCAGACAAGCATTGCCTACAGATTTAATTTGTTTAGGAGCTTCTTCCAGAATTGGAAAAGCACCAACTGTTGCTGCTGACGGAATTGCTTCGCCATCGCCATCATTATCGCAATTGGGAGTTACGTTTCCTTTGCCAGACAGATATGTCTTACTTCCTTCTGAAGTGGCAGAAATTGGAGTTGCTACAGCGGCTTATAATGCTACTATAAAAGCAGCTGTTGAAGCAAATGGTTTGGCGATTGTTGATGCAGAATCAATTATGGCTGATTTAAACAAACCTAATGGGATTTCAATGAATAACTACACATTAAATGCAACATTTGTAACAGGTGGTATGTTTTCTTTAGACGGAATTCACCCTACTCCAAGAGGATATGCTTTTATTGCCAATAAATTTATCGAAGCAATTAATTTAAAATACGGTTCAAATTTAAAAGGTGTAGATATAGGCAACTACCAAGTTCTATTTCCAAAAACATTATAA